A single window of Synechococcus sp. C9 DNA harbors:
- a CDS encoding nitrate/sulfonate/bicarbonate ABC transporter ATP-binding protein — MTPLILVEQVYKSFPLPQGKGGFLVLNDISLQLQAGEVVALLGRSGSGKSTLLRIMAGLIPPTQGRVWSNGVLLRGANRHVAMVFQSFALLPWLTVQENVELGLEARGVAREERRRRALKAIDLVGLDGFESAYPRELSGGMKQRVGFARAFALEPQALFMDEPFSALDVLTAENLRGEIDDLWQAGMFPSQSILIVTHNIEEAVFLADRVIVLGANPGRIRGEVVIDLPRPHDRTSPRFKALVDYIYTVMTNPDIEVTGKVEVAQPPQPTSPFAQPLPHVRVGGISGLLELVVDQPEAQVDIPLLAERLQMAVDDLLPILDAAQMLGFAEVSQGDVRLTPVGQDFATTTILRSKDLFRQQVLQNVPVLVSMVQTLREKRSHSMGADFFLDLWDDYFPRAEAERLFATAVDWGRYAELFEYDASEERIYLSEPTAVNGSNMPPMEEELG; from the coding sequence ATGACCCCGTTGATTTTGGTCGAACAGGTTTACAAGAGTTTTCCGCTTCCCCAGGGCAAGGGCGGGTTTTTGGTGCTGAATGATATTAGTTTGCAACTCCAGGCGGGGGAGGTGGTGGCACTCCTAGGGCGCAGTGGCAGTGGCAAAAGTACCCTCCTGCGGATTATGGCGGGGTTGATTCCGCCGACGCAAGGGCGGGTGTGGAGCAATGGGGTGTTGTTGCGGGGGGCAAACCGGCACGTGGCAATGGTGTTTCAGAGTTTTGCCCTCCTGCCCTGGTTGACGGTGCAGGAAAATGTGGAGTTGGGGTTGGAAGCCCGGGGGGTGGCGCGGGAGGAACGCAGGCGGCGGGCGTTGAAAGCCATTGACCTGGTGGGGTTGGACGGGTTTGAAAGTGCCTATCCCCGGGAGCTATCCGGGGGGATGAAACAGCGGGTGGGATTCGCCCGTGCCTTTGCCCTGGAGCCGCAAGCCCTGTTTATGGATGAACCCTTTAGTGCGTTAGATGTCCTGACGGCGGAAAACCTGCGGGGGGAGATTGACGACCTGTGGCAGGCGGGGATGTTTCCGTCCCAAAGTATTCTCATCGTCACCCACAACATTGAGGAGGCGGTGTTTTTGGCGGATCGGGTGATCGTTTTGGGTGCCAATCCCGGTCGGATTCGGGGCGAGGTGGTGATTGATTTACCCCGTCCCCACGACCGGACATCCCCCCGGTTCAAAGCCCTGGTGGACTACATTTACACGGTGATGACCAACCCGGATATTGAAGTCACGGGCAAGGTGGAAGTGGCACAGCCGCCCCAACCTACCTCTCCCTTTGCCCAGCCGTTGCCCCATGTGCGGGTGGGGGGGATCAGCGGTCTGCTGGAATTGGTGGTGGATCAACCGGAGGCGCAGGTGGATATTCCCCTGTTGGCGGAGCGGTTGCAAATGGCGGTGGATGACCTCCTGCCCATTTTGGATGCCGCCCAGATGCTGGGGTTTGCGGAGGTGTCCCAGGGGGATGTGCGCCTAACCCCGGTGGGGCAGGACTTTGCGACCACCACGATTTTACGCAGTAAGGATTTGTTCCGTCAGCAGGTATTGCAGAATGTGCCGGTTTTGGTGAGCATGGTGCAAACCCTGCGGGAAAAGCGCAGTCATTCGATGGGGGCGGACTTTTTCCTAGACCTGTGGGATGACTATTTTCCCCGGGCGGAGGCGGAGCGGTTGTTTGCCACGGCGGTGGACTGGGGACGCTATGCGGAGTTGTTTGAATACGATGCCAGCGAAGAACGAATTTATCTCTCGGAACCAACGGCGGTCAACGGTAGTAATATGCCCCCGATGGAGGAGGAGTTGGGCTAA
- a CDS encoding ABC transporter permease subunit, whose protein sequence is MRTFPTTETLRRLPFGLADVAVILGTLVLLAVIARVGVGTLDVFHPPMNVPRIDLDPRNLPYYAGRSTLRMFVALLFSTMFTLTYGYIAANSRRAERVMIPLLDILQSVPVLGFLAITVTGFIALFPGSLLGLEAASVFAIFTSQVWNMTFSFYQSLRTVPQELHEAATLYQLSRWQRFVKLEVPSAMIGLLWNGMMSFGGGWFFVAESEAISVLNQEYTLPGIGSYMAGAIAAENLPALGWAVVTMAVVIVLVDQLFWRPLIAWADKFRMEQSASAEAPESWVYDLIQAARLPRLLGQVFLPVREGVNQFLSRLTRMVPPPEMAPEVNPQQDRIYNAFLLLLIGVLLAWGLHFVITEVGLAEVGVVFGLGLLTLGRVLILLAVATVIWTPIGVAIGFQPRLARLLQPVVQFLASFPANFIFPFATLFFIRTGISLNWGSILLMALGSQWYILFNSIAGAQSIPTDLREMCADVGLTGWQRWRKLIIPGIFSAWVTGGVTASGGAWNASIVSEVVSWGGRTLKATGLGAYITEATVQGDWARITLGIGMMSLFVVGLNRVFWRRLYTLAENKYHL, encoded by the coding sequence ATGAGAACCTTTCCGACCACCGAGACCCTGCGGCGGTTGCCCTTCGGTTTGGCGGATGTGGCGGTCATCCTGGGGACGTTGGTGCTGTTGGCGGTGATCGCCCGGGTGGGGGTGGGGACGTTGGATGTGTTTCACCCGCCCATGAATGTGCCCCGGATTGACCTCGACCCCCGGAATTTGCCCTACTATGCGGGGCGTTCCACCCTGCGGATGTTTGTGGCGTTGTTGTTTTCGACGATGTTTACGCTGACCTACGGATATATTGCCGCCAATAGTCGCCGGGCGGAGCGGGTGATGATTCCGCTGTTGGATATTTTGCAATCCGTGCCGGTGCTGGGGTTTTTGGCGATTACGGTGACGGGGTTTATTGCCTTGTTTCCGGGGAGTTTGTTGGGGCTGGAGGCGGCTTCCGTGTTTGCCATTTTTACCAGCCAGGTCTGGAATATGACGTTTTCGTTTTACCAATCCCTGCGGACGGTGCCCCAGGAGTTGCATGAGGCGGCGACCTTGTATCAGCTGTCCCGCTGGCAAAGGTTTGTGAAATTGGAAGTGCCTTCGGCGATGATTGGGTTGCTCTGGAATGGCATGATGAGCTTTGGGGGGGGCTGGTTTTTTGTGGCGGAAAGTGAGGCGATTAGTGTATTGAACCAGGAATATACCCTGCCGGGGATTGGTTCCTATATGGCGGGGGCGATTGCGGCGGAAAATCTCCCGGCTTTGGGGTGGGCGGTGGTGACGATGGCGGTGGTGATTGTGCTGGTGGATCAATTGTTTTGGCGTCCTTTGATTGCCTGGGCGGATAAGTTTCGCATGGAGCAGAGTGCTTCGGCGGAAGCCCCGGAATCCTGGGTGTATGACCTGATCCAAGCGGCGCGTTTGCCCCGGTTGTTGGGACAGGTATTTTTACCGGTGCGGGAGGGGGTGAATCAGTTTTTGTCCCGGTTGACCCGGATGGTGCCGCCGCCGGAGATGGCTCCTGAGGTGAACCCCCAGCAGGACCGGATTTATAACGCTTTTTTATTGTTACTGATTGGGGTGTTGTTGGCTTGGGGGTTGCATTTTGTCATTACCGAGGTGGGGTTGGCGGAGGTGGGGGTGGTGTTCGGGTTGGGGTTGTTGACCTTGGGGCGGGTGTTGATTTTGTTGGCGGTGGCGACGGTGATTTGGACACCGATTGGGGTGGCGATTGGGTTTCAGCCCCGCTTAGCCCGTTTGTTGCAACCGGTGGTGCAGTTTTTGGCTTCCTTCCCGGCGAATTTTATCTTTCCGTTTGCCACCTTATTTTTTATCCGCACGGGGATTAGTTTGAATTGGGGCAGTATTCTCCTGATGGCGTTGGGTTCCCAGTGGTATATCCTGTTTAATTCGATTGCCGGGGCGCAGAGTATTCCCACGGATTTGCGGGAGATGTGTGCGGATGTGGGGTTGACGGGCTGGCAACGGTGGCGCAAGTTGATTATTCCGGGGATTTTTTCCGCCTGGGTGACGGGGGGGGTGACGGCGAGCGGCGGGGCGTGGAATGCTAGTATCGTGTCCGAGGTGGTGAGTTGGGGGGGGCGCACCCTGAAGGCGACGGGGTTGGGGGCGTATATTACGGAGGCGACGGTGCAGGGGGACTGGGCACGGATTACCCTGGGAATTGGCATGATGAGTTTGTTTGTGGTGGGGCTGAATCGGGTGTTTTGGCGCAGGCTCTACACCCTAGCTGAAAATAAATATCATCTGTGA
- the cutA gene encoding divalent-cation tolerance protein CutA: protein MAEALIVLVTVGERSEADNIAQALVGEKLAACVGIVPIESMYLWEGEWENQVEFQLLIKTVKSRYPQVEAKILELHSYEIPEILALPVVAASERYLNWVIQQTSS from the coding sequence ATGGCGGAAGCACTGATTGTCCTGGTCACCGTGGGGGAGCGGAGCGAAGCGGACAACATCGCCCAAGCCCTGGTGGGGGAAAAGCTGGCCGCCTGCGTGGGGATTGTGCCGATTGAATCCATGTATCTCTGGGAAGGGGAATGGGAAAACCAGGTGGAATTTCAACTATTAATTAAAACCGTGAAAAGCCGTTATCCCCAAGTGGAAGCCAAAATTTTAGAACTTCATAGCTACGAAATCCCGGAAATCCTTGCCCTGCCCGTGGTGGCCGCCTCGGAACGGTACTTGAATTGGGTTATCCAACAAACCAGTTCCTAA